The proteins below come from a single bacterium genomic window:
- a CDS encoding T9SS type A sorting domain-containing protein produces the protein NPFTKTAILSYILPKEAIVSIKVYDITGKVIKVLVDKKQPANRYTINWDSSELSSGVYFIHMRVGKFTKIHKVVKIRG, from the coding sequence CTAATCCTTTCACAAAGACTGCTATTTTAAGCTATATATTACCAAAAGAGGCAATTGTTAGCATAAAGGTTTATGACATAACGGGTAAAGTTATTAAGGTGCTTGTAGATAAGAAGCAGCCCGCTAATCGGTATACAATTAACTGGGATAGCAGTGAGTTATCTTCAGGTGTTTACTTCATCCATATGCGAGTAGGTAAGTTTACAAAAATACATAAGGTAGTAAAAATAAGAGGGTAG